One segment of Manihot esculenta cultivar AM560-2 chromosome 4, M.esculenta_v8, whole genome shotgun sequence DNA contains the following:
- the LOC110614050 gene encoding 60S ribosomal protein L10a-2, producing the protein MSKLQSEALREAISTIMNASKEKKRNFTETIELQIGLKNYDPQKDKRFSGSVKLPHIPRPKMKICMLGDAQHVEEAEGIGLQWMDVEALKKLNKNKKLVKKLAKQYHAFLASESVIKQIPRLLGPGLNKAGKFPTLVTHQESLESKVNETKATVKFQLKKVLCMGVAVGNCAMEEKQVFQNVQMSVNFLVSLLKKNWQNVKCLHLKTTMGTPQRVF; encoded by the exons ATGAG TAAGCTTCAGAGTGAGGCATTGAGAGAGGCCATCTCTACTATTATGAATGCTTCTAAAGAGAAGAAGCGTAACTTCACTGAGACAATTGAGCTCCAAATTGGGCTCAAGAATTATGATCCCCAGAAGGATAAACGTTTCAGTGGCTCCGTGAAGCTGCCACATATCCCGCGGCCCAAAATGAAAATTTGCATGCTTGGAGATGCTCAGCATGTTGAGGAG GCAGAGGGAATTGGCCTACAATGGATGGATGTGGAAGCGTTGAAGAAGTTGAACAAAAACAAGAAATTGGTCAAGAAACTTGCCAAGCAGTACCATGCCTTTTTAGCTTCAGAATCTGTCATCAAGCAGATTCCTCGTCTTCTGGGTCCTGGTCTCAACAAGGCAG GTAAGTTCCCTACCCTGGTCACCCACCAAGAGTCTCTGGAGTCCAAGGTGAATGAGACAAAGGCGACAGTGAAGTTCCAATTGAAGAAGGTACTTTGCATGGGAGTTGCCGTTGGTAATTGTGCTATGGAAGAGAAGCAGGTTTTCCAGAATGTCCAGATGAGCGTTAATTTCCTAGTTTCTTTGTTGAAGAAGAATTGGCAAAAT